The Thermanaerovibrio acidaminovorans DSM 6589 genome contains a region encoding:
- a CDS encoding endonuclease III domain-containing protein → MIRTMIGDGVGQELSDLARRIFDLLESVYGNEARLSLEPSGEPLDGLILTILSQNTNDVNRDRAYGNLRALFPSWESVMEAPVEDLEGAIRVAGLGASKARRIKEVLYKVKETLGTLSLGAMRSWRRDEVEAFLSTLPGVGPKTVACVLVFDLGIPAFPVDTHVGRLSVRMGLAPGGMKPWEIQLRLESLIDPERYLGAHVNLIFHGRRICKAQRPRCGDCPLLGTCLQVGL, encoded by the coding sequence ATGATCCGGACGATGATCGGTGATGGGGTGGGGCAGGAGCTGTCAGATCTGGCCCGAAGGATCTTCGACCTTTTGGAGTCCGTCTACGGCAACGAGGCCCGACTGAGCCTGGAGCCCAGCGGGGAACCCTTGGATGGGCTGATCCTGACCATCCTGTCCCAGAACACCAACGACGTTAACCGGGACCGGGCCTATGGGAACCTGAGGGCCCTCTTCCCCTCCTGGGAGTCCGTGATGGAGGCCCCAGTGGAGGACCTGGAGGGGGCCATAAGGGTGGCTGGCCTTGGGGCCAGCAAGGCCCGGCGGATAAAGGAGGTCCTATATAAGGTCAAGGAGACCTTAGGTACCCTGTCCCTGGGGGCCATGAGGTCCTGGCGGCGGGATGAGGTGGAGGCCTTCCTGTCCACCCTGCCGGGGGTAGGCCCCAAGACGGTGGCGTGTGTCCTTGTGTTCGACCTGGGGATCCCCGCCTTCCCGGTGGACACCCACGTGGGCCGCTTGAGCGTGCGGATGGGGCTGGCTCCAGGGGGAATGAAGCCCTGGGAGATCCAGCTAAGGCTAGAGAGCCTGATAGATCCGGAACGATATCTCGGGGCTCATGTGAACCTGATCTTCCATGGCCGGAGGATCTGCAAGGCCCAAAGGCCCAGATGTGGGGATTGTCCGCTGCTGGGTACCTGCCTCCAGGTTGGGTTGTAG
- a CDS encoding Lon protease family protein: MSGVDASRHLVPIDRLRRSTDPAALGFRDTDEMGCLKGLIGQERAVRSISFGLSVNSKGYNLFVVGNPGSGRTTYVLEELNNRAKEMPAPDDWIYVYNFKNPQEPMAISLPAGMGRDLARDMEELLEDLKVTLSKAFDNSQYEDSKAQLVREFQEQVNDLMEGLKDWASERGFTIKRTPQGFVNLPMVREVNESGESVQREMQQDEFEALGEEEQQRLQRVSEEISQRTLEILRQIREKEKALKDRIRSLESEICRNAIKPHFDELKESYGAYGSCSQWLDDLAEDVVGNFSAFIAAGRDENAEVDFSRYSVNVFVSNDPAQGAPVIRETNPTYYNLVGKVEYESRQGYLYTDFKKIVAGAIHRANGGFLVLEAEELFRHFMSWDALKRVLRTQELTIENLGEQLGFVPVSSLRPSPIPVDLKVVVVGTYWIYYLLNIYDPEFQKIFKIKAHFDSDMPRTLETERLLACFVANFVKKEGGLPFDAEAVAEVVEWSCRLADSQDRMSTQFNKIAEVLVEATAWAKMDGAKLVSRPHVRRAIEEKNFRSNLIEERIRRAFEEGFVRIDTQGYAVGQINGLTVVDMVDHAFGHPVRITANVFMGQEGVVNIEREVRMTGPIHNKGLLTLQSYLGRKYAQDMPISMSARIAFEQTYSGIEGDSASSTELYCLISAIAGVPLRQDVAVTGSVDQFGNIQPIGGVNEKVEGFFRYCKAMGLTGTQGVIIPVQNVKNLMLHHEVLEAVRDGKFHIWAVDHVDQGLEILTGMPAGVPDEEGNYPEGTVHRLAKEKLKQWLERFKAHKVDDNDRGIKEPQEEAPSDQGDPQEPDDPDDDR, encoded by the coding sequence TTGAGCGGCGTGGATGCTTCAAGGCATCTTGTTCCGATAGATAGGCTTCGCAGGTCCACGGATCCGGCGGCTTTGGGCTTCCGGGACACCGATGAGATGGGGTGTCTAAAGGGATTGATAGGTCAGGAGCGGGCGGTTAGATCCATATCCTTTGGCCTTTCGGTGAACAGCAAGGGCTACAACCTCTTCGTGGTGGGGAACCCGGGGAGCGGCCGGACCACCTACGTCTTGGAGGAGCTGAACAACCGGGCCAAGGAGATGCCCGCGCCAGACGATTGGATCTATGTTTACAACTTCAAGAACCCCCAGGAGCCCATGGCCATAAGCCTGCCCGCCGGTATGGGGCGGGATCTGGCCAGGGACATGGAGGAGCTGTTGGAGGATCTCAAGGTGACCTTGAGCAAGGCCTTCGACAACAGCCAGTACGAGGACAGCAAGGCCCAGTTGGTCAGGGAGTTCCAGGAGCAGGTTAACGACCTGATGGAGGGGCTGAAGGATTGGGCTTCCGAGCGGGGCTTCACCATAAAGAGGACACCTCAGGGGTTCGTGAACCTCCCCATGGTGAGGGAGGTCAACGAGTCCGGGGAGTCGGTGCAGCGGGAGATGCAGCAGGATGAGTTCGAGGCCCTGGGGGAGGAGGAGCAGCAGCGTCTTCAGCGGGTATCGGAGGAGATATCCCAGAGGACCCTGGAGATCCTGAGGCAGATAAGGGAGAAGGAGAAGGCCCTTAAGGACAGGATAAGGTCCCTGGAGTCGGAGATATGCAGGAACGCCATAAAGCCCCACTTCGACGAGCTAAAGGAGTCCTACGGGGCTTACGGATCCTGTTCCCAGTGGCTCGACGACCTGGCAGAGGACGTGGTGGGCAACTTCAGCGCCTTCATCGCTGCCGGCAGGGATGAGAACGCGGAGGTGGACTTCTCCCGGTACTCGGTGAACGTCTTCGTGTCCAACGATCCGGCTCAAGGTGCTCCGGTCATCAGGGAAACGAACCCAACCTACTACAACCTGGTGGGCAAGGTGGAGTATGAGAGCCGCCAGGGGTACCTGTATACGGACTTCAAGAAGATAGTTGCGGGGGCCATACACCGGGCCAACGGGGGCTTCCTGGTCCTGGAGGCGGAGGAGCTCTTTAGGCACTTCATGTCCTGGGATGCACTGAAGCGAGTCCTGAGGACCCAGGAGCTAACCATCGAGAACCTGGGGGAGCAGTTGGGGTTCGTCCCCGTATCGTCCTTGAGGCCCTCCCCCATACCGGTGGACCTCAAGGTGGTGGTGGTGGGCACCTACTGGATCTACTATCTGCTTAACATATACGACCCGGAGTTCCAGAAGATCTTCAAGATAAAAGCCCACTTCGACTCGGACATGCCCAGGACCCTGGAGACCGAGAGGCTGCTCGCCTGTTTCGTGGCCAACTTCGTGAAGAAGGAGGGTGGGCTCCCCTTCGACGCGGAGGCGGTGGCGGAGGTGGTGGAGTGGTCATGCCGCCTGGCGGACAGCCAGGACAGGATGTCCACCCAGTTCAACAAGATAGCAGAGGTGCTGGTGGAGGCCACCGCTTGGGCCAAGATGGATGGGGCCAAGCTGGTCTCTCGACCCCACGTCCGACGGGCCATAGAGGAGAAGAACTTCCGGTCGAACCTGATCGAGGAGCGGATACGCCGGGCCTTCGAGGAGGGTTTCGTAAGGATAGACACCCAGGGTTACGCGGTGGGGCAGATAAACGGTCTCACCGTGGTTGACATGGTGGATCACGCCTTCGGGCATCCGGTCCGGATAACCGCCAACGTCTTCATGGGGCAGGAGGGCGTGGTCAACATAGAGCGGGAGGTCCGGATGACGGGGCCCATCCACAACAAGGGGCTGCTCACCCTCCAGAGTTACCTGGGGCGCAAATATGCCCAGGACATGCCCATATCCATGTCCGCCAGGATAGCCTTCGAGCAGACCTACTCGGGCATAGAGGGGGACAGCGCCTCCTCCACGGAGCTCTACTGTCTGATCTCCGCCATAGCCGGGGTCCCGCTCCGCCAGGACGTGGCGGTCACCGGATCGGTGGACCAGTTCGGCAACATCCAGCCCATAGGGGGGGTCAACGAGAAGGTGGAGGGTTTCTTCAGGTACTGCAAGGCCATGGGGCTCACGGGGACCCAGGGAGTCATTATCCCCGTCCAGAACGTGAAGAACCTGATGCTTCACCACGAGGTTCTGGAGGCGGTCAGGGATGGGAAGTTCCACATATGGGCTGTGGATCACGTGGACCAGGGGCTGGAGATACTGACCGGCATGCCCGCCGGGGTGCCCGATGAGGAGGGTAACTATCCGGAGGGGACCGTGCACCGGTTGGCCAAGGAGAAGCTCAAGCAGTGGCTGGAGAGGTTCAAGGCTCACAAGGTGGATGACAATGACCGAGGGATCAAGGAGCCCCAGGAGGAGGCCCCATCTGACCAGGGGGATCCGCAGGAGCCGGATGATCCGGACGATGATCGGTGA
- a CDS encoding cold-shock protein produces MKTNGVVKWFNATKGYGFITAEDGKDVFVHFSAIQQEGFKTLEEGQRVSFEVVEGSKGPQAANVEKL; encoded by the coding sequence TTGAAGACCAACGGAGTAGTCAAGTGGTTCAACGCAACCAAGGGTTACGGCTTCATCACCGCCGAGGATGGCAAGGATGTGTTCGTGCACTTCAGCGCCATCCAGCAGGAGGGCTTCAAGACCCTTGAGGAGGGGCAGAGGGTATCCTTCGAGGTCGTTGAGGGTTCCAAGGGTCCCCAGGCGGCCAACGTGGAGAAGCTCTAG
- a CDS encoding NFACT family protein — MALGAEVVRLLETTMADLVGSVVDGVDGCSQGVTLEIRCRGRRMGLLLSWWPQMPCVGTLTRDQQRDLVTLYPKKPPMVDLLRGHLSGARLSEVRQINRDRVLLLGFSRAISSSVREELQLMVEMIPHQPNLCLVSNGSVVDCLRRLYPDSADRILLPHVSYSPPPAPTGSASSGLSRGLSNLIQNATDPKLSPQEMEDLLYRRTPNPSDWMIRFTGTDAVAVPASLPLEGAEPARDLLGMLGRWTVQQLVGSLLAAKRKRLIQIVDRKLEALRSQLPDESLLEEASRLKAMGEVLMSLPPGEPVEDPLEVEQWPGVEGPLKIQIPPGGNPIDEAQRLFKDYRRLVRRYQGSKDREPLIKGQMGTILEQRAMLHCPLGARELAAIEAEVDLKGLRQRTTQNPHSKGGKGRKVEHQGLRRMECPQGMILVGLSAQGNREVTFRLAKPSDIWFHVKDIPGSHVIFRPRDPKAPMGDDLTALLASIAAWFSPARGEGKVWVDYTERRNLRPLPEMGIAGVRYRVFRSILVEPMSPEELGL; from the coding sequence TTGGCCCTTGGCGCTGAGGTGGTAAGGCTTCTGGAGACGACTATGGCGGACCTGGTGGGATCCGTGGTGGATGGGGTGGACGGATGCTCCCAGGGGGTGACGCTGGAGATCCGCTGCCGGGGAAGGCGCATGGGGCTCCTCCTCTCCTGGTGGCCCCAGATGCCCTGTGTGGGGACCCTGACCAGGGACCAACAGCGGGACCTGGTGACCCTGTACCCCAAAAAGCCCCCCATGGTGGACCTTCTAAGGGGGCACCTGTCTGGAGCTAGACTCTCGGAGGTTCGGCAGATCAACCGGGACCGGGTGTTGCTCCTGGGCTTCTCCCGGGCCATAAGCTCGTCGGTGAGGGAGGAGCTCCAGCTGATGGTGGAGATGATCCCCCACCAACCCAACCTATGTCTTGTCTCCAACGGCTCGGTGGTGGACTGCCTGAGACGGCTCTACCCGGACTCCGCGGATAGGATCCTCCTCCCCCACGTCTCATACTCCCCACCCCCAGCTCCGACGGGCTCAGCCTCTTCGGGGCTCAGCAGGGGCCTTTCCAATCTGATCCAAAATGCGACGGATCCCAAGCTATCCCCCCAGGAGATGGAGGACCTACTCTACCGGCGGACCCCTAACCCGTCCGATTGGATGATACGCTTCACCGGGACCGATGCGGTGGCGGTCCCCGCCTCATTACCGCTGGAGGGGGCAGAGCCCGCCAGGGACCTGCTGGGCATGCTTGGGAGGTGGACGGTCCAGCAGCTGGTGGGGTCCCTTCTAGCCGCCAAGCGCAAGAGGCTCATCCAGATAGTGGACCGGAAATTGGAGGCGCTGCGATCCCAGCTTCCCGACGAGTCCCTGCTGGAGGAGGCCTCCAGGCTAAAGGCCATGGGGGAGGTTCTCATGAGCCTGCCACCTGGGGAGCCAGTGGAAGATCCCTTGGAGGTGGAGCAGTGGCCCGGCGTGGAGGGCCCATTGAAGATACAGATCCCCCCGGGGGGGAATCCCATAGATGAGGCCCAGAGGCTCTTCAAGGACTACCGGCGGCTGGTGAGGAGGTACCAGGGATCCAAAGATAGGGAACCTTTGATTAAGGGGCAGATGGGCACCATCCTGGAGCAGCGGGCCATGCTCCATTGCCCCCTGGGAGCCCGAGAGCTGGCCGCCATTGAAGCGGAGGTGGACCTGAAGGGCCTTCGCCAGAGGACGACCCAGAACCCCCATTCAAAGGGAGGCAAGGGGCGGAAGGTGGAACACCAAGGGCTCCGACGAATGGAATGCCCCCAGGGGATGATACTGGTTGGGCTGAGCGCCCAGGGCAACCGGGAGGTGACCTTCCGGCTCGCCAAACCGAGCGACATCTGGTTCCACGTGAAGGACATCCCGGGATCCCACGTGATCTTTCGCCCCCGGGACCCCAAGGCCCCGATGGGTGACGACCTGACCGCCCTATTGGCCTCCATCGCCGCCTGGTTCAGCCCCGCCCGGGGGGAGGGGAAGGTCTGGGTGGACTACACAGAGAGGAGGAACCTTCGCCCCCTCCCGGAGATGGGCATCGCGGGAGTCAGGTACCGGGTATTCAGGAGCATCCTGGTGGAGCCTATGAGCCCCGAAGAACTAGGCCTATGA
- a CDS encoding RluA family pseudouridine synthase, translated as MEDTIRQVEGGPEGGFEGPLSFPVGEDGEGHRLDFVLSREIGVSRSYASKLIKEGMVQVSWSPRVKPSLKVRVGGTVTAQLPPSEELELEPQDVPFRVVYQDQDLVVVDKPAGLVVHPAPGHWRGTLVHGLLYRYPDLMELNGVKRPGIVHRLDATTSGLMVVARNGLAMEGLVRAFKDRRVGKVYLAMAAGTLRGEGSVSLPIGRDPDNRKRMACVPWGREALTRYRVIWSRGGYSLVACQIKTGRTHQIRVHMRSLGHPLVGDRIYGGPCPEGFPLGRVFLHSWRLEFDHPRTGAPMSFICPLPPDLVRFIGLVLRGS; from the coding sequence TTGGAAGACACCATCCGCCAAGTCGAAGGGGGCCCCGAGGGTGGTTTCGAGGGCCCCCTCTCCTTCCCGGTGGGGGAGGACGGGGAGGGGCACCGGCTGGACTTTGTCCTGTCCAGGGAGATAGGCGTGAGCAGGTCCTACGCGTCGAAGCTCATAAAGGAGGGGATGGTCCAGGTCTCCTGGTCCCCCAGGGTCAAGCCATCGCTGAAGGTTCGGGTTGGGGGGACGGTGACGGCTCAACTGCCCCCGTCGGAGGAGCTGGAGCTTGAGCCCCAGGACGTCCCCTTCCGGGTGGTCTATCAGGACCAGGACCTGGTGGTGGTGGACAAGCCGGCGGGGCTGGTGGTCCATCCCGCCCCGGGACACTGGAGGGGGACGCTGGTGCACGGGCTCCTTTACAGGTACCCGGACCTGATGGAGCTGAACGGGGTCAAGAGGCCCGGCATAGTCCACCGGCTGGACGCCACCACGTCGGGGCTGATGGTGGTGGCCCGGAACGGGCTTGCCATGGAGGGGCTCGTTAGGGCCTTCAAGGACAGGCGGGTGGGGAAGGTCTACCTGGCCATGGCGGCGGGTACCCTGAGAGGGGAGGGGAGCGTATCCCTGCCCATAGGAAGGGACCCGGATAACCGGAAGAGGATGGCCTGCGTCCCGTGGGGCAGAGAGGCCTTGACCCGTTACAGGGTCATCTGGAGCCGGGGGGGCTACAGCCTGGTGGCCTGCCAGATAAAGACCGGCCGGACCCACCAGATAAGGGTTCACATGAGATCCCTGGGTCACCCCCTGGTGGGGGATCGGATCTACGGAGGGCCCTGCCCGGAGGGCTTCCCCCTCGGCAGGGTGTTCCTTCACTCCTGGCGGCTGGAGTTCGATCACCCCAGGACCGGGGCCCCCATGAGCTTCATCTGTCCCCTGCCCCCGGACCTGGTCCGCTTCATAGGCCTAGTTCTTCGGGGCTCATAG